The Etheostoma cragini isolate CJK2018 chromosome 5, CSU_Ecrag_1.0, whole genome shotgun sequence genome contains a region encoding:
- the LOC117944391 gene encoding solute carrier family 12 member 2-like, whose protein sequence is MSGQKPSLKSSGSPQSRFQVAVVTEASSEAPASINGSKPPEESKGRPRTVGFLDFGALGSAMDIGLPPDVFHDPDTTRSDSVSLHSTGTGHTHMSDSHSNTYYMRTFGHNTIDAVPNIDFYRHTAATLGEKLIRPSLSELHDELDKEPFEDGLANGEEPSAAEEAAAALAAKEAKGGTIKFGWVKGVLIRCMLNIWGVMLFIRMTWIVGQAGIGLTIVIILMATLVTTITGLSTSAIATNGFVRGGGAYYLISRSLGPEFGGSIGLIFAFANAVAVAMYVVGFAETVVEMLNDVDALMTDELNDIRIVGTLTVILLLGISVAGMEWEAKAQIVLLVILLAAIANYFIGSFMAIESKEPKGFFGYNTAIFLENLGPDFREDETFFSMFAIFFPAATGILAGANISGDLTDPQSAIPKGTLLAIAITGITYVAVTISAGSCIVRDATGDHNDTVSDTVNCTDAACTLGYDFSICKEGGCQYGLMNDFQVMSLVSGFGPLISAGIFSATLSSALASLVSAPKVFQALCKDNIYPGLGVFAKGYGKNNEPLRGYVLTFCIGLAFILIAELNIIAPIISNFFLASYALINFSVFHASLANSPGWRPSFKYYNMWVSLAGAVLCCVVMFVINWWAALVTLLIVLALYIYVCYKKPDVNWGSSTQALIYNQALTHCLNLTGVEDHVKNFRPQCLVMAGYPNARPALLQLVNSFTKNVGLMVCAHVRTVTRRPNLKELSQEHARCQRWLNKKRIKAFYTHVFSDNLRHGAQFLMQAVGLGRLKPNTLVMGFKNNWSDGDMRDVEVYINTIHDAFDLQFGVVLLRLQDGLDISHIQGLDELVSSNEKPPIGSKEVVVSVNLEKDSELNSCPPKTTTNQSSPLIMLETKSPLSLTDQRLLETSQQFKKKQGKGTIDVWWLFDDGGLTLLIPFLLTNGSKWGDCRIRVFIGGKINRIDHDRRAMATLLSRFRIDFSDINVLGDINTKPKKHSKLSFKELIEPYRLKEDDMEQEAAERLKAQEPWRITDNELELYKAKSNRQIRLNELLKEHSSMAKLIVMSMPLARKGTVSSALYMCWLETLSKDLPPLLLVRGNHQSVLTFYS, encoded by the exons ATGTCGGGACAGAAACCATCCTTAAAGAGCAGCGGCTCCCCTCAGAGCCGCTTCCAGGTGGCTGTGGTGACAGAGGCATCCTCTGAAGCCCCGGCCTCCATCAATGGGTCCAAGCCGCCCGAGGAGTCCAAAGGCCGACCCAGGACGGTGGGGTTCCTGGATTTTGGCGCGCTTGGCAGCGCGATGGACATCGGGCTCCCGCCTGATGTCTTCCACGACCCGGACACTACAAGAAGCGACTCGGTCAGCCTCCATTCGACAGGCACGGGACATACGCACATGTCCGACTCCCACTCCAACACCTACTACATGAGGACTTTTGGACACAACACCATAGACGCCGTGCCCAACATCGACTTCTACCGGCACACTGCTGCGACTCTCGGGGAGAAACTCATCAGACCGTCGCTGTCGGAGCTGCACGATGAACTCGATAAA GAGCCGTTTGAGGACGGTCTGGCCAATGGAGAGGAGCCGTCAGCGGCTGAGGAGGCGGCGGCGGCATTGGCGGCAAAGGAGGCAAAAGGAGGAACTATCAAGTTTGGTTGGGTCAAAGGAGTCTTG atccGCTGCATGCTGAATATTTGGGGTGTGATGCTCTTTATTCGAATGACCTGGATTGTGGGACAGGCTGGAATCG GACTGACCATTGTGATAATTCTGATGGCCACTTTGGTTACCACCATCACTGGTCTGTCTACCTCTGCTATAGCAACCAATGGCTTCGTTCGAGGAG GAGGAGCATACTACCTAATCTCTAGGAGTCTGGGGCCGGAGTTCGGAGGCTCCATCGGTCTCATCTTTGCCTTTGCCAACGCCGTGGCTGTGGCCATGTACGTCGTGGGCTTCGCAGAGACAGTTGTGGAGATGCTTAAT GACGTTGACGCTCTGATGACCGATGAGCTAAATGACATTCGTATCGTTGGGACTCTAACCGTCATCCTGCTGCTGGGAATCTCTGTAGCTGGGATGGAGTGGGAAGCCAAG GCTCAGATTGTCCTCCTGGTGATCCTGCTGGCAGCCATCGCTAACTACTTCATAGGAAGCTTCATGGCCATAGAAAGCAAAGAGCCAAAAGGATTCTTTGGCTACAACA CTGCCATCTTCTTAGAGAACCTGGGACCAGACTTCAGAGAGGATGAGACGTTCTTCTCCATGTttgccattttctttcctgcagCCACAGGAATCCTGGCCGGAGCCAACATCTCCGGAGACCTCACG GACCCTCAGTCAGCGATCCCTAAAGGTACTTTGCTGGCCATCGCCATCACTGGAATCACCTACGTGGCTGTCACCATCTCTGCAG GATCCTGCATTGTCAGGGACGCCACCGGCGACCACAACGACACTGTGAGCGACACGGTGAACTGCACCGACGCCGCCTGCACGCTGGGCTACGACTTCTCCATCTGCAAGGAGGGGGGCTGTCAGTACGGCCTGATGAACGACttccag GTGATGAGTCTGGTGTCGGGCTTTGGGcctctgatctctgcagggaTTTTTTCAGCCACTCTGTCCTCGGCTCTTGCCTCGCTGGTCAGCGCACCCAAAGTCTTCCAG GCTCTATGCAAGGACAACATCTATCCAGGGCTGGGTGTTTTTGCAAAGGGTTATGGGAAGAACAACGAGCCTCTCCGTGGTTACGTCCTGACCTTCTGCATCGGCCTTGCCTTCATTCTCATTG CGGAGTTGAACATCATCGCTCCCATCATCTCCAACTTCTTCCTGGCCTCGTACGCTCTCATTAACTTCTCTGTCTTCCACGCCTCCTTGGCCAACTCTCCAG GGTGGCGTCCCAGTTTCAAGTACTACAACATGTGGGTGTCTCTTGCCGGGGCGGTCCTGTGCTGTGTGGTGATGTTTGTCATCAACTGGTGGGCAGCTCTAGTCACTCTGCTCATTGTCCTCGCCCTCTACATCTACGTCTGCTACAAGAAACCTG atgtgaACTGGGGTTCGTCCACTCAGGCTCTGATCTACAACCAGGCTCTGACTCACTGCTTAAACCTCACTGGAGTCGAGGACCACGTTAAAAACTTCAG GCCTCAGTGTTTGGTGATGGCCGGTTATCCAAATGCTCGTCCTGCTCTGCTTCAACTGGTTAATTCTTTCACCAAGAACGTCGGCCTCATGGTCTGCGCTCACGTCAGGACC GTGACCCGTCGGCCAAACTTGAAGGAGCTGTCTCAGGAGCACGCCCGCTGTCAGCGCTGGCTCAACAAGAAGCGGATCAAGGCCTTTTACACTCATGTGTTCTCTGACAACCTTAGGCACGGCGCGCAGTTCCTTATGCAG GCTGTCGGTTTGGGTCGTCTGAAGCCAAACACCTTGGTTATGGGTTTTAAGAACAACTGGAGTGATGGAGACATGAGAGATGTGGAGGTTTACATCAACACTATACA CGATGCTTTCGACCTGCAGTTTGGGGTGGTGCTCCTTCGACTGCAGGATGGACTGGATATCTCCCACATCCAGGGACTAG ACGAGCTGGTGTCATCCAACGAGAAGCCCCCTATTGGCAGTAAGGAGGTGGTGGTTTCTGTCAATCTGGAAAAAGACTCAGAGTTGAACTCCTGTCCTCCAAAAACCACTACCAACCAGAGCAGCCCACTCATCATGTTAG AGACCAAGTCTCCTCTGAGTCTGACCGACCAGCGTCTGCTGGAGACCAGCCAGCAGTTCAAGAAGAAGCAGGGCAAAGGAACCATAGATGTCTGGTGGTTGTTTGATGACGGAG gTCTGACTCTGCTGATCCCCTTTCTGCTGACCAACGGGAGCAAGTGGGGCGACTGCAGGATCCGAGTCTTCATCGGCGGAAAGATCAACCGCATCGACCACGACCGCCGAGC CATGGCGACGCTGCTCAGCAGGTTCAGGATCGACTTCTCTGACATCAACGTCCTCGGAGACATCAACACCAAACCTAAGAAACACAG TAAGCTGAGCTTTAAGGAGCTGATCGAGCCGTACAGGCTGAAGGAAGACGACATGGAACAGGAGGCGGCGGAGAGGCTGAAGGCCCAGGAGCCCTGGAGGATCACTGACAACGAACTGGAGCTCTACAAGGCCAAG AGCAACCGTCAGATCCGACTGAACGAGCTTCTGAAGGAACATTCCAGCATGGCGAAGCTCATCGTCAT GAGCATGCCTTTGGCCAGAAAGGGGACGGTGTCGAGCGCGCTCTACATGTGCTGGCTGGAAACTCTGTCCAAAGACCTCCCACCTCTGCTGCTGGTCCGAGGAAACCACCAGAGTGTCCTCACCTTCTactcctaa